Proteins encoded in a region of the bacterium genome:
- a CDS encoding viroplasmin family protein translates to MAQKYYVIWQGHQTGIFTDWTTCKRHIDGYPGARYKSYKTRLEAEQAFAAGAGPSLGKARAEAAAKKKRPAGANALKTWTTADIDALDVDVKIFTDGGCEPNPGQAGSGLAVYRGGLLTELYSGLYEPRGTNNTAELNALHHALQLAADEVAAGRTVAVFADSSYAIQCVTKWAFGWEKKGWRKQGGEIANLNLIQPMFALYKRLGKKVQVLHVNGHVGVEGNELADRMSIHAIDKRVRGLEPFPVPDEPADVLKMRKG, encoded by the coding sequence TTGGCCCAGAAGTACTACGTCATCTGGCAGGGCCACCAGACGGGTATCTTCACCGACTGGACCACCTGCAAGCGCCACATCGACGGCTACCCCGGCGCGCGCTACAAGTCGTACAAGACCCGCCTCGAGGCGGAGCAGGCCTTCGCGGCCGGGGCCGGCCCCTCCCTCGGCAAGGCCCGCGCCGAGGCCGCCGCGAAGAAGAAGCGCCCGGCCGGCGCCAACGCCCTGAAGACCTGGACCACCGCCGACATCGACGCCCTCGACGTCGACGTGAAGATCTTCACCGACGGCGGCTGCGAACCCAACCCCGGCCAGGCGGGCAGCGGCCTCGCCGTCTACCGCGGCGGCCTGCTCACCGAACTGTATTCCGGCCTCTACGAACCCCGCGGCACCAACAACACCGCCGAGCTGAACGCCCTGCACCACGCCCTGCAGCTGGCCGCCGACGAGGTCGCCGCCGGCCGCACCGTCGCCGTGTTCGCCGACTCGAGCTACGCCATCCAGTGCGTCACGAAGTGGGCCTTCGGGTGGGAGAAGAAGGGCTGGCGGAAGCAGGGCGGCGAGATCGCGAACCTGAACCTCATCCAGCCCATGTTCGCGTTGTACAAACGCCTCGGGAAGAAGGTGCAGGTGCTGCACGTGAACGGCCACGTGGGCGTCGAGGGCAACGAGCTGGCCGACCGCATGTCCATCCACGCCATCGACAAGCGCGTGCGCGGCCTCGAACCGTTCCCCGTGCCCGACGAGCCCGCCGACGTCCTGAAGATGCGCAAGGGCTGA